From the Solanum lycopersicum chromosome 10, SLM_r2.1 genome, one window contains:
- the GLO2 gene encoding glycolate oxidase → MGEVTNVMEFEAIAKQKLPKMVYDYYASGAEDQWTLAENRNAFSRILFRPRILIDVSKIDLSTSVLGFNISMPIMIAPTAMQKMAHPDGEYAIARAASAAETIMTLSSWGTSSVEEVNSTGPGTRFFQLYVYKDRNVTIQLVRRAERAGFKAIALTVDTPRLGRREADIKNRFNLPPHLSLKNFEGLDIGKLNKAEDSGLASYVAGQVDRSLSWKDVQWLQSITSLPILVKGVLTAEDAKIAVQSGAAGIIVSNHGARQLDYVPATIMALEEVVKAVQGRIPVFLDGGVRRGTDVFKALALGASGVFIGRPIIWSLAADGEAGVKKALQMIRDEFELTMALSGCRSLKEITRNHVMTDWETPRASLPVPRL, encoded by the exons ATGGGGGAAGTTACCAATGTGATGGAGTTTGAAGCAATTGCAAAGCAAAAGTTGCCAAAAATGGTGTATGACTACTATGCATCTGGAGCAGAGGATCAATGGACTTTGGCTGAGAACAGAAATGCCTTTTCAAGAATTTT GTTTAGGCCTCGTATTCTTATTGATGTAAGCAAGATTGACTTAAGCACAAGCGTGCTCGGTTTCAATATCTCAATGCCTATCATGATTGCACCAACAGCTATGCAGAAAATGGCTCATCCTGATG GTGAGTATGCTATAGCAAGAGCAGCATCGGCAGCAGAAACAATTATG ACACTGTCGTCTTGGGGAACTTCAAGTGTCGAGGAGGTTAATTCAACAGGACCTGGCACCCGTTTTTTCCAGCTCTAT GTCTATAAGGACAGAAATGTAACAATTCAGTTGGTGCGAAGAGCTGAAAGAGCAGGTTTTAAGGCTATAGCTCTTACAGTTGATACCCCGAGATTGGGACGTAGAGAAGCTGATATTAAGAACAG ATTTAATTTGCCACCACATTTGTCACTGAAGAACTTTGAAGGACTGGACATTGGCAAGCTGAACAAA GCTGAGGACTCTGGATTGGCTTCATATGTCGCTGGTCAAGTTGATCGATCATTGAGTTGGAAG GATGTTCAATGGCTACAGTCAATTACTTCACTGCCAATCCTGGTAAAGGGTGTACTTACAGCTGAAGATG CTAAGATTGCAGTTCAGTCTGGAGCAGCTGGTATCATTGTGTCGAACCACGGTGCTCGACAACTTGACTATGTCCCTGCCACAATTATGGCTCTTGAAGAG GTTGTGAAAGCTGTACAAGGCCGTATCCCCGTGTTCCTGGATGGAGGCGTTCGTCGTGGAACAGATGTCTTTAAAGCGCTGGCGCTTGGTGCATCAGGCGTGTTT ATTGGGCGACCAATCATTTGGTCATTGGCTGCTGATGGAGAAGCTGGTGTCAAGAAAGCACTGCAGATGATACGCGATGAGTTTGAGCTAACGATGGCATTGAGTGGCTGTCGTTCACTGAAGGAGATTACGCGTAACCATGTCATGACTGATTGGGAGACTCCACGGGCTTCTCTTCCCGTGCCACGGTTATAA